A DNA window from Betaproteobacteria bacterium contains the following coding sequences:
- a CDS encoding iron-containing alcohol dehydrogenase produces MSSVLYPDAALLDSTLTLGLPSAPTAMTGVDAIVHAIEAYTNRHRKNPVSDTFALQALKLLYPDPAPGHCRWPGP; encoded by the coding sequence GTGTCGTCCGTGCTGTATCCCGACGCTGCCCTGCTCGACAGCACGCTTACTCTGGGGCTGCCGTCCGCGCCGACGGCCATGACCGGCGTGGATGCCATCGTTCACGCCATCGAGGCGTACACCAACAGACACAGGAAGAATCCGGTCTCGGATACCTTCGCACTGCAAGCATTGAAGCTTCTTTATCCGGACCCTGCCCCAGGTCATTGCCGATGGCCGGGACCGTGA
- a CDS encoding efflux RND transporter periplasmic adaptor subunit, which yields METVGNPAARGPKRRRSPAGLIALAIVLVAFAAAYFLGIVPRQRAQEALSKETRALAVPTVAVTTPKQGDANAELVLPGNLQPYIDTPIYARASGYLKHWTADIGSTVKKGELLAEIEAPELDAQLQKARADVSAARATFEQAQKTAGRWQELVRTGSVSAQDADLAQNTMRTRRSELDAAQQEVARLERVQGYRRIYAPFSGIITARNAETGGLIDAGAASGPGRELFRLSATEKLRVFVNVPQAAAKHAVPGAAAELSLTEYPGRKIPGKLVRTAKSIDAGTRTLLAEIEVDNSKGELLPGSYAQVRLKIPATVSALIVPINTLLFRAEGPQVAVVGPSDKTVLKNVTIGRDFGTTVELLAGLEATDRVILNPADSIDNGTQVRVVEVRKNKEK from the coding sequence ATGGAAACGGTGGGCAATCCCGCGGCTCGAGGGCCGAAACGACGCAGAAGCCCCGCCGGACTCATCGCCCTGGCGATCGTGCTCGTTGCCTTCGCCGCCGCGTACTTTCTGGGCATCGTCCCCCGGCAGCGGGCACAGGAGGCGCTCAGCAAGGAGACTCGCGCGCTGGCCGTTCCCACCGTGGCGGTGACCACGCCCAAACAGGGCGACGCCAATGCGGAACTGGTCCTGCCGGGCAACCTGCAACCCTACATCGACACGCCGATCTACGCCCGGGCGAGCGGCTATCTCAAGCACTGGACGGCGGATATCGGCAGCACGGTGAAGAAGGGCGAACTGCTCGCGGAGATCGAGGCACCGGAACTCGACGCCCAGTTGCAGAAGGCGCGGGCGGACGTCTCTGCGGCACGGGCCACGTTCGAGCAGGCGCAGAAGACGGCAGGACGCTGGCAGGAACTGGTGCGCACCGGATCGGTGTCCGCCCAGGACGCCGACCTGGCCCAGAACACCATGCGCACGCGCAGGTCCGAGCTCGATGCCGCCCAGCAGGAAGTGGCACGGCTGGAGCGCGTGCAAGGCTACCGGCGCATCTATGCGCCCTTTTCCGGAATCATCACGGCCCGCAACGCCGAAACCGGCGGACTCATCGACGCGGGTGCCGCGTCGGGGCCCGGGCGGGAACTCTTCCGGCTTTCCGCCACCGAGAAGCTGCGTGTGTTCGTGAACGTTCCACAGGCAGCGGCGAAGCACGCAGTACCGGGTGCCGCCGCCGAACTCTCGCTCACCGAGTATCCGGGCCGCAAGATTCCCGGCAAGCTCGTGCGCACCGCGAAGTCCATCGATGCCGGCACACGCACGCTGCTCGCGGAGATCGAGGTGGACAACAGCAAGGGGGAACTGCTGCCCGGCAGCTATGCCCAGGTCCGTCTGAAGATTCCCGCGACCGTGTCCGCGCTCATCGTGCCGATCAACACGCTGCTCTTCCGTGCCGAGGGGCCGCAGGTGGCCGTGGTCGGACCCAGTGACAAGACCGTGCTGAAGAACGTGACCATAGGCCGCGATTTCGGCACGACGGTGGAACTGCTCGCCGGACTGGAGGCGACTGATCGCGTGATCCTGAACCCCGCCGATTCGATCGACAACGGCACTCAGGTCCGGGTCGTGGAGGTGAGGAAGAACAAGGAGAAATAG
- a CDS encoding iron-containing alcohol dehydrogenase yields MRTLPQVIADGRDRDARERMLLGSLMAGMAFANSPCAAVHALAYPLGGHYHLPHGLTNSLMLVPVRTSICPRPRVYAQLGRAILGDSDPCRITQSRNASSKPGAPRVVHALRPESPLGRR; encoded by the coding sequence ATCCGGACCCTGCCCCAGGTCATTGCCGATGGCCGGGACCGTGACGCCCGGGAACGGATGCTCCTGGGGTCGCTGATGGCAGGCATGGCCTTCGCCAATTCGCCCTGCGCAGCCGTGCACGCGCTTGCCTATCCACTCGGCGGGCACTATCACCTGCCGCACGGCCTGACGAACTCGCTCATGCTGGTGCCGGTGCGAACTTCAATCTGCCCGCGGCCACGGGTATACGCGCAACTGGGGCGCGCTATCCTCGGCGATTCCGATCCATGCCGGATCACGCAGTCGCGGAACGCTTCGTCGAAGCCCGGGGCACCTCGTGTCGTCCATGCCCTACGCCCAGAATCTCCGCTCGGCCGGCGTTGA
- a CDS encoding efflux RND transporter periplasmic adaptor subunit, protein MTKNAFRVLGFVLAGIAACPQAQDIKLDARQITALGIATASPESQPVSEVTGLAAEVMVPNNQLHVVSTPLPGLVESVLVAVNEPVKRGQVLARMQSSALAEAQRGYLQALTQMQLAQANLDRDRKLSAEGLIAESRLLSTRATHVEASALLAERRHALKLAGMADGAIDKLQTGAAITSSVTVASPVNAVVVEQMAQAGQRLEAYTPIYKLAQLDPLWLEIQVPLARAAGVREGAKVRVPSADAAGKIISVGKSVTPKARPSCSGRSSRPTPSAFGQVSTSRPPSRRPRAARRNGAFPVRPWRG, encoded by the coding sequence GTGACGAAGAACGCCTTTCGCGTGCTGGGTTTCGTGCTGGCCGGCATCGCCGCCTGCCCGCAGGCCCAGGACATCAAGCTCGATGCCCGCCAGATCACCGCACTGGGCATCGCCACCGCCAGCCCCGAGAGCCAGCCCGTCAGCGAGGTGACAGGCCTCGCCGCCGAAGTCATGGTGCCGAACAACCAGCTCCATGTCGTGAGCACGCCTCTGCCCGGACTGGTGGAGTCCGTGCTGGTCGCCGTCAACGAGCCCGTGAAGCGCGGCCAGGTGCTTGCCCGGATGCAGAGCTCCGCACTGGCGGAAGCGCAGCGCGGCTACCTCCAGGCGCTCACCCAGATGCAGCTTGCCCAGGCCAACCTGGACCGGGACCGCAAGCTTTCCGCCGAGGGCCTCATCGCGGAGAGCCGGCTGCTGTCCACCAGGGCGACCCACGTGGAGGCATCGGCGCTGCTGGCCGAACGCCGGCACGCCCTCAAGCTGGCGGGCATGGCGGACGGTGCGATCGACAAGCTCCAGACCGGTGCGGCGATCACGAGCAGCGTCACCGTGGCCTCGCCGGTGAACGCCGTTGTGGTGGAGCAGATGGCGCAGGCCGGCCAGCGCCTGGAGGCGTACACGCCGATCTACAAGCTCGCCCAGCTCGATCCGCTGTGGCTCGAGATCCAGGTGCCGCTCGCGCGCGCTGCAGGCGTGCGTGAAGGAGCCAAGGTGCGCGTGCCCTCGGCAGACGCCGCCGGCAAGATCATTTCCGTCGGCAAGAGCGTGACCCCGAAAGCCAGACCGTCATGCTCCGGGCGCTCATCTCGACCAACGCCCAGCGCCTTCGGCCAGGTCAGTACGTCGAGGCCTCCGTCGCGGCGGCCGCGGGCGGCGCGGCGCAATGGCGCATTCCCAGTGCGGCCCTGGCGCGGGTGA
- a CDS encoding SDR family oxidoreductase, protein MASSRIVAVTGGASGIGRACCEDLASRGWSVVALDIDADGAHRTARDTGGHGFPLDVGDDQAVDEAAARVEREVGPVEALVNCAGILAAPVPPEQLPIEEWDRVVRINQRGTYVCCLAFGLKMAARGHGAIVNIASINAFRSMPFHAYAPTKAAIVSITQNLAAEWGPSGVRVNAVSPGFSRSPALEAKIASGERDVAAIERATALRRLMEPEDSARAVAFLLSDEASGITGINLPVEGGWLLMPSWQSYPGIRGDWP, encoded by the coding sequence ATGGCATCGAGTCGGATCGTTGCTGTAACGGGAGGCGCCAGCGGCATCGGCCGCGCGTGCTGCGAGGATCTTGCATCTCGTGGATGGTCGGTCGTCGCACTGGACATCGACGCCGACGGCGCGCACAGGACGGCCAGGGACACGGGCGGACACGGCTTTCCGCTGGACGTGGGCGACGACCAGGCGGTGGACGAGGCGGCGGCACGGGTCGAGCGAGAGGTCGGTCCGGTCGAGGCCCTCGTGAACTGCGCGGGGATCCTTGCCGCACCGGTCCCGCCCGAACAGCTCCCTATCGAGGAATGGGACCGCGTGGTCCGCATCAACCAGCGCGGAACCTACGTCTGTTGTCTCGCGTTCGGGCTGAAGATGGCCGCTCGCGGACACGGGGCCATCGTGAACATCGCCTCGATCAACGCGTTCCGGTCCATGCCGTTTCACGCCTACGCACCGACCAAGGCGGCGATCGTCTCCATCACTCAGAATCTCGCGGCGGAATGGGGCCCCAGCGGAGTCCGTGTAAACGCGGTCTCGCCAGGGTTCTCGCGCTCTCCCGCCCTCGAAGCCAAGATCGCGTCCGGCGAGCGCGATGTCGCCGCCATCGAGCGGGCCACCGCGCTTAGGCGGCTCATGGAGCCTGAAGATTCAGCGCGGGCGGTGGCCTTTCTGCTGTCGGACGAAGCATCGGGCATCACGGGCATCAATCTCCCGGTTGAGGGCGGATGGCTACTGATGCCGTCCTGGCAGAGCTATCCCGGCATCCGCGGCGACTGGCCGTGA
- a CDS encoding GntR family transcriptional regulator: protein MLRKAIASGHFKPGEKLVERELCEMMGVSRPSIREALRRLEAEGLLWIVPHRGPMVATIGVEEARQIYAVRALLEGFAAQEFARYASEDQIAALKEALSLLERSARSGKSVELSEAKARFYETILAGCRNEIVSSVLSGLHNRVNVLRMTSMSQKDRLPRSLKEIRGNPRPDRCAGSGGCARRCHGPHRECRPRGTGCARPARSGYRSSACCGPVRFPLAPVHAPLTADHRPPVLAIRSPAADFALPHRSNRLTYCQTIFNISPRVVPGDRRPDNAGRPCFAARTGVSTFSRADT from the coding sequence CTGCTGCGGAAGGCCATCGCGAGCGGACACTTCAAGCCCGGCGAGAAGCTGGTGGAGCGGGAACTGTGCGAGATGATGGGGGTGAGCCGCCCCTCGATCCGCGAGGCCCTGAGGCGCCTGGAAGCGGAAGGGCTGCTCTGGATCGTGCCGCACCGCGGCCCCATGGTCGCGACGATCGGCGTGGAGGAAGCCCGCCAGATCTACGCCGTGCGCGCGCTCCTCGAAGGCTTCGCAGCGCAGGAATTCGCCCGCTACGCATCCGAGGACCAGATCGCGGCGCTCAAGGAGGCGCTGTCCCTGCTCGAGAGATCGGCCCGTTCCGGCAAGAGCGTGGAACTCTCCGAGGCCAAGGCACGGTTCTACGAGACCATCCTCGCGGGATGCCGGAACGAGATCGTCTCGTCGGTGCTTTCCGGCCTCCACAATCGGGTCAACGTGCTGCGCATGACGTCGATGTCGCAGAAGGACCGGCTGCCCAGGAGCCTCAAGGAGATCCGGGGAAATCCTCGCCCGGATCGTTGCGCGGGATCCGGAGGGTGCGCGCGACGCTGCCATGGCCCACATCGAGAATGCCGCCCGCGTGGCACTGGATGTGCTCGCCCGGCGCGAAGTGGATACCGAAGTTCCGCCTGCTGCGGGCCGGTCCGCTTCCCGCTCGCCCCGGTCCATGCGCCGCTGACGGCGGACCACCGGCCGCCCGTTCTGGCGATCCGTTCCCCCGCGGCAGATTTCGCCCTCCCTCACCGTTCGAATCGTTTGACTTATTGTCAGACAATATTCAACATTTCTCCGCGAGTGGTCCCCGGGGATCGGCGGCCGGACAATGCCGGGCGCCCCTGTTTCGCCGCCCGCACCGGCGTTAGCACCTTCTCCCGAGCGGACACGTAA
- a CDS encoding TolC family protein, giving the protein MIRTVMLSITLAASAAGASEADPAADLPPTALVEKALAAYPPVRAAREGVVLELAGRRRLEAGPYEFAIRGGYQNHSLPAGRFSEVEIGIERPIRLPDKARIDVELGDQNVELARRASYSAWCDGARHLLQLWYGWARENVQLALWSQQLQALNEQASIVRRRAAAGDAPRVEANLAEASAAQAEAVVENYRGREQGARAALERTFPAVPVPGIASVGRPQPLDQSLDWFVDRVRAHNDEVRLARAASRRGLLVAKRAHAEQRPDPAVGVRLANDRSASDRIASVYVVVPLPGEARRALADGARAQAAVAASHEAAVVQRVSADVARMHGEARGAFNAWEKARSAAEGMQRNAESMNRSWQLREASLSEVLVARRLALESALAAAMARIEAEETRYRLLVEAHVLWNDPEEEAEEHKD; this is encoded by the coding sequence ATGATCCGGACCGTCATGCTGTCGATCACCCTGGCCGCGAGCGCGGCCGGCGCATCGGAGGCCGATCCCGCGGCAGATCTGCCGCCCACGGCTCTGGTGGAGAAGGCCCTGGCTGCGTATCCGCCCGTGCGTGCCGCGCGCGAAGGCGTGGTGCTGGAGCTGGCGGGACGCCGCCGTCTCGAGGCGGGGCCCTACGAATTCGCGATTCGCGGCGGCTACCAGAATCACTCGCTTCCGGCGGGCCGTTTCTCGGAGGTGGAAATCGGCATCGAGCGGCCGATCCGCCTGCCGGACAAGGCCCGCATCGACGTCGAGCTGGGGGACCAGAATGTCGAGCTTGCCCGGCGCGCCTCCTACAGTGCCTGGTGCGACGGCGCCCGCCATCTGCTGCAGCTCTGGTACGGATGGGCGCGCGAGAACGTCCAGCTCGCGCTGTGGAGCCAGCAGCTCCAGGCCCTGAACGAGCAGGCGAGCATCGTGAGACGGCGGGCCGCGGCGGGCGATGCGCCCCGGGTGGAGGCGAACCTCGCCGAAGCGTCGGCGGCGCAGGCCGAGGCCGTCGTCGAGAACTACCGTGGCCGTGAGCAGGGTGCGCGGGCCGCGCTGGAGCGGACGTTCCCCGCGGTGCCGGTCCCGGGGATCGCCTCGGTCGGCCGGCCGCAACCGCTGGACCAGAGTCTCGACTGGTTCGTGGATCGCGTACGGGCCCACAACGACGAGGTGCGGCTCGCGCGCGCGGCCTCCCGGCGCGGCCTGCTCGTGGCGAAACGGGCGCATGCGGAGCAGCGGCCGGATCCGGCCGTGGGGGTGCGGCTCGCCAACGACAGGAGCGCATCGGACCGCATCGCGAGCGTGTACGTGGTCGTGCCGCTGCCCGGAGAGGCACGGCGGGCCCTGGCCGACGGCGCACGTGCGCAGGCCGCGGTGGCGGCAAGTCACGAAGCAGCGGTCGTCCAGCGAGTGTCGGCAGACGTGGCGCGCATGCATGGCGAGGCGCGCGGCGCTTTCAATGCGTGGGAAAAGGCCCGCTCGGCCGCCGAGGGCATGCAGCGCAACGCCGAATCCATGAACCGGTCGTGGCAGCTACGGGAGGCCTCGCTCTCCGAGGTTCTGGTGGCGCGCCGCCTCGCCCTCGAATCGGCGCTCGCGGCGGCGATGGCCAGGATCGAAGCCGAGGAAACCCGTTACCGCCTGCTGGTCGAAGCGCATGTCCTCTGGAACGATCCCGAGGAAGAGGCGGAGGAACACAAGGACTGA
- a CDS encoding iron-containing alcohol dehydrogenase, which translates to MRGHPCQYVKSLGGHRVLVVTDPGLASAGVITPARRSLEGAGIGVEVFSDVRADPPESVVAGAVQAATACAAEVIVGLGGGSSMDTAKLAALLARTPQPLDNVYGIDRARGPTAAHPGAHHGRHRFRKSLPSPSSRRPPTRRRA; encoded by the coding sequence GTGCGCGGACACCCTTGCCAGTACGTAAAGTCGCTCGGCGGCCACCGCGTCCTCGTCGTAACCGATCCCGGACTCGCGTCCGCAGGCGTTATCACCCCCGCGCGACGTTCGCTCGAAGGCGCGGGCATAGGAGTGGAGGTCTTCTCCGATGTCCGTGCCGATCCGCCGGAGTCGGTGGTGGCTGGCGCTGTCCAGGCGGCGACGGCGTGCGCCGCAGAGGTGATCGTGGGTCTCGGCGGTGGAAGTTCCATGGATACCGCAAAACTGGCCGCTCTACTGGCTCGGACGCCGCAACCGCTCGACAACGTCTACGGCATCGACCGGGCTCGTGGACCGACTGCCGCTCATCCAGGTGCCCACCACGGCCGGCACAGGTTCCGCAAGTCACTCCCATCGCCATCGTCACGACGGCCTCCAACGAGAAGAAGGGCGTAG
- a CDS encoding branched-chain amino acid ABC transporter permease → MSADILLLAVVDGLAYAGLLFLVALGLTLIFGVMGIVNVAHGSLYAFGGYTAATFVGWALQGGGAPPLLLLLGCLLAAALVVGIVLGVGLDTFLLARVRDKDPILQLLVTFGAFMILEDVQRLVWGSSPWSASEVVGRVGNLQLFDITYTRYQLLLVPGIALSAYGGLQYFLRRTSLGKQIVAVTHHREVATALGIDAKRIGLLTFVLGATLGALGGALAAPTTSLVPGAGTEMIVLSFCVVATAGLGQITGALVTAVLIGLARSVAVYTVPELEVVVPYLIMVGVLLVRPSGLFVVARARRI, encoded by the coding sequence GTGAGCGCGGACATCCTGCTGCTTGCCGTTGTCGACGGCCTCGCCTACGCCGGACTGCTGTTCCTCGTCGCGCTGGGCCTCACGCTGATCTTCGGTGTGATGGGCATCGTCAACGTGGCCCACGGCAGCCTGTATGCCTTCGGTGGCTACACGGCGGCCACCTTCGTGGGGTGGGCCTTGCAGGGGGGCGGAGCCCCTCCCCTGCTGCTTCTGCTCGGGTGCCTGCTGGCCGCGGCGCTCGTGGTCGGAATCGTCCTCGGCGTGGGCCTCGACACTTTCCTGCTGGCGCGCGTCCGCGACAAGGATCCGATCCTGCAACTGCTCGTCACGTTCGGCGCGTTCATGATCCTGGAGGATGTGCAGCGGCTCGTGTGGGGCAGCAGCCCGTGGTCCGCGAGCGAAGTCGTGGGCCGCGTCGGCAATCTCCAGCTCTTCGACATCACCTACACGCGCTATCAGTTGCTGCTCGTCCCGGGCATCGCGCTCTCCGCCTACGGCGGCCTGCAGTACTTCCTGCGCCGGACCTCTCTCGGCAAGCAGATCGTCGCCGTCACCCACCACCGCGAGGTGGCCACGGCCCTGGGGATCGACGCAAAGCGAATCGGTCTTCTCACGTTCGTGCTCGGCGCCACTCTGGGCGCACTCGGCGGCGCGCTGGCGGCACCGACGACTTCGCTAGTTCCCGGGGCAGGCACCGAGATGATCGTGCTGTCGTTCTGCGTCGTTGCCACCGCCGGTCTTGGTCAGATCACCGGCGCGCTCGTCACGGCGGTGCTGATCGGCCTGGCACGGTCCGTGGCGGTCTACACCGTTCCGGAACTTGAAGTGGTGGTTCCTTACCTGATCATGGTCGGCGTGCTTCTCGTGCGGCCCAGCGGCCTGTTCGTCGTGGCCCGGGCGAGGAGAATCTGA
- a CDS encoding efflux RND transporter permease subunit, protein MWIVQLALRRPYTFIVVALLTLIIGPLMILRTPSDIFPSINIPVISVIWRYTGLASEEMEGRMVSQFERAMTATVNDIEHIESQIVNGVAVVKVFFHQGTEIQTGLSQIVAISQTVINNFPPGATAPLILQYSASTVPILQLALSSNTLAEHEMNDLANSFMRTQLATVQGAVLPFPYGGKVRQIMVDIDPRQLQAKGLTPQSVVDALGQQNLILPTGTIKLGALEYDVALNGSPRSVKELNDLPIRSGPNGTIFIRDVAHVRDGFQPQINVVRRDGQRAVLLTILKYGSASTLDIVQRVKDELPRIRAGLPPELDIQTALDQSLFVQAAVDGVVHEAILAACLTALMILLFLGSWRSTLIITISIPLSILVSLSLLSALGETINIMTLGGLALAVGILVDDATVAIENITQHLEQGKSLERAILDGAGQIALPTLVSTLCICIVFVPMFLLTGVARYLFVPMAMAVVFAMLASYFFSRTLVPTLAKYLLRGHTDVHGHHARRSAWRSLHGRFESGFASMRNGYRTLLERSMEAPAAFSILVLAVCVGTAALVPWVGRDFFPSVDAGQIKLHLRAKTGTRLEETARLCDLVENRIRQIIPPAELEAILDNIGLPTSGTNLTYNNSGTVGPADADIVISLKPGHAPTENYVRRLRKELPEHFPGVMFYMLPADIVSQILNFGLPAPIDVQVVGNKVAENRKFAMALFEQLKTVTGIADLRIHQPFDQPKLDVVVDRVRAQQAGLSQREIAGNLLITLSGSFQTSPTFFLNPKNRVTYNVITQAPQYRMDSLDALNNIPVRTTEQGSSGILGSLASVSRDTERAVISHWNVQPVLDIYGGIQGRDLGGVADDVDRIVKAAEKDLPKGSRLIVRGQMETMQSSFSGLLYGLVFAIVLVYLLMVVNFQSWLDPLIIISALPAALAGIVWMLFVTGTTISVPALTGAIMAVGIATANSILVVSFAREQMRDGAEAFTAALEAGIGRFRPVLMTALAMIIGMIPMAMGMGEGGEQNAPLGRAVIGGLLFATVATLFFVPVVFAMVHGWRTGRADAAHASA, encoded by the coding sequence ATGTGGATCGTCCAGCTCGCCCTGCGCCGCCCCTACACGTTCATCGTGGTGGCGCTGCTCACGCTGATCATCGGACCGCTGATGATCCTGCGCACGCCCAGCGACATCTTCCCGTCCATCAACATTCCGGTGATCAGCGTCATCTGGCGCTACACGGGCCTGGCCTCCGAGGAGATGGAAGGCAGGATGGTGTCCCAGTTCGAGCGCGCGATGACGGCCACGGTGAACGACATCGAGCACATCGAGTCGCAGATCGTGAACGGCGTGGCAGTGGTCAAGGTGTTCTTCCATCAGGGCACCGAGATCCAGACGGGCCTGTCCCAGATCGTCGCCATTTCGCAGACGGTCATCAACAATTTCCCGCCGGGCGCCACGGCCCCCCTCATCCTGCAGTACAGCGCCTCCACGGTGCCCATCCTGCAGCTCGCGCTGTCGAGCAACACGCTCGCCGAGCACGAGATGAACGATCTCGCCAACAGCTTCATGCGCACCCAGCTCGCGACGGTGCAGGGTGCCGTGCTGCCGTTTCCCTACGGCGGCAAGGTGCGGCAGATCATGGTGGACATCGATCCGCGCCAGCTGCAGGCCAAGGGTCTGACCCCGCAATCGGTCGTCGACGCCCTCGGACAGCAGAACCTGATCCTGCCTACCGGCACCATCAAGCTGGGCGCGCTCGAATACGACGTGGCCCTGAACGGCAGTCCGCGCAGCGTCAAGGAGCTGAACGACCTGCCGATCCGTTCCGGCCCGAACGGGACGATCTTCATCCGCGACGTCGCCCATGTGCGCGACGGCTTCCAGCCGCAGATCAATGTCGTGCGCAGAGACGGCCAACGGGCGGTGCTCCTGACCATTCTCAAGTACGGCAGCGCCTCCACCCTGGACATCGTGCAGCGCGTGAAGGACGAGCTGCCGCGCATCCGTGCCGGCTTGCCACCCGAACTGGACATCCAGACCGCGCTCGATCAGTCGCTCTTCGTCCAGGCAGCGGTGGACGGCGTCGTGCACGAAGCCATCCTCGCGGCCTGCCTCACGGCGCTCATGATCCTGCTGTTCCTCGGCAGCTGGCGCAGCACGCTGATCATCACCATTTCCATTCCCCTTTCGATCCTCGTGTCTCTCTCGCTGCTCTCCGCGCTGGGCGAGACCATCAACATCATGACGCTGGGCGGCCTCGCGCTGGCGGTCGGCATTCTCGTGGACGACGCCACGGTCGCCATCGAGAACATCACCCAGCACCTGGAACAGGGCAAGTCGCTGGAGCGTGCCATCCTCGATGGCGCAGGTCAGATCGCGCTACCCACGCTGGTGTCGACGCTGTGCATCTGCATCGTGTTCGTGCCCATGTTCCTGCTGACGGGTGTGGCACGGTACCTGTTCGTGCCCATGGCCATGGCCGTGGTCTTCGCGATGCTGGCCTCCTATTTCTTCTCGCGCACGCTGGTGCCCACGCTGGCGAAATACCTGTTGCGGGGCCACACGGACGTGCATGGCCACCACGCCCGGCGCAGCGCGTGGCGCAGCCTGCATGGGCGATTCGAGTCGGGCTTCGCCTCGATGCGCAACGGCTATCGGACGCTGCTGGAACGCAGCATGGAGGCGCCGGCCGCGTTCTCGATTCTCGTGCTCGCCGTATGCGTGGGAACGGCCGCTCTGGTGCCCTGGGTGGGCCGGGACTTCTTCCCCTCGGTGGACGCGGGACAGATAAAGCTCCACCTGCGCGCCAAGACCGGCACGCGCCTGGAAGAGACGGCGCGGCTGTGCGACCTGGTGGAGAACCGCATCCGGCAGATCATTCCGCCTGCAGAACTGGAGGCGATCCTCGACAACATCGGCCTGCCCACCAGCGGAACCAATCTCACGTACAACAACTCCGGGACCGTGGGCCCTGCCGATGCCGACATCGTCATCTCGCTCAAGCCCGGCCATGCTCCCACGGAGAACTACGTCCGCCGGCTGCGCAAGGAACTGCCAGAGCACTTCCCCGGCGTGATGTTCTACATGCTGCCCGCGGACATCGTGAGCCAGATCCTCAATTTCGGGCTGCCCGCCCCCATCGACGTGCAGGTGGTCGGCAACAAGGTCGCCGAGAACCGCAAGTTCGCCATGGCGCTTTTCGAGCAGCTGAAGACAGTGACGGGCATCGCGGACCTGCGCATCCACCAGCCCTTCGACCAGCCCAAGCTGGACGTGGTGGTCGACCGCGTGCGCGCGCAGCAGGCCGGGCTGTCGCAGCGGGAGATCGCAGGCAACCTGCTCATCACGCTGAGCGGCAGCTTCCAGACCAGCCCCACGTTCTTCCTCAACCCGAAGAACCGCGTCACGTACAACGTGATCACCCAGGCCCCGCAGTACCGCATGGATTCCCTCGACGCGCTGAACAACATTCCGGTACGGACGACGGAGCAGGGATCGAGCGGCATCCTCGGCAGCCTCGCCTCGGTGAGCCGCGACACGGAGCGGGCCGTGATCAGCCACTGGAACGTGCAGCCGGTGCTGGACATCTACGGCGGCATCCAGGGGCGCGACCTCGGCGGCGTGGCCGACGACGTCGACCGGATCGTCAAGGCCGCGGAAAAGGATCTTCCCAAGGGCTCGCGGCTCATCGTCCGCGGGCAGATGGAGACCATGCAGAGCTCGTTCAGCGGCCTGCTCTACGGGCTGGTCTTCGCCATCGTCCTCGTGTACCTGCTCATGGTGGTCAACTTCCAGTCGTGGCTCGACCCTCTGATCATCATCTCCGCATTGCCCGCGGCACTGGCCGGCATCGTGTGGATGCTGTTCGTCACGGGCACCACCATCAGCGTGCCGGCCCTCACGGGCGCCATCATGGCGGTGGGCATCGCCACCGCGAACAGCATCCTGGTGGTCAGCTTCGCCCGCGAACAGATGCGCGACGGCGCCGAGGCCTTCACAGCGGCCCTCGAGGCCGGCATCGGCCGGTTCCGGCCCGTGCTGATGACCGCACTCGCGATGATCATCGGCATGATCCCCATGGCCATGGGCATGGGCGAAGGCGGCGAACAGAACGCGCCGCTGGGCCGCGCGGTGATCGGCGGGCTGCTGTTCGCCACCGTGGCGACGCTGTTCTTCGTGCCGGTGGTATTCGCGATGGTGCACGGCTGGCGGACCGGCCGCGCGGACGCGGCGCATGCCAGCGCCTGA